In Eschrichtius robustus isolate mEscRob2 chromosome 11, mEscRob2.pri, whole genome shotgun sequence, the following proteins share a genomic window:
- the OR4B1 gene encoding olfactory receptor 4B1 — protein MVSKNNVTELIFTGLFEDPEVQRMCFVVFLPVYLATVVGNGLIVLTVKASKSLHSPMYFFLSYLSLVEISYSSTIVPKFITDLLTKIKTISLEGCLAQIFFFHFFGVTEILLLVVMAYDRSVAICKPLHYINIMNRQLCHVLVAGSWLGGFFHSIIQILITIQLPFCGPNVIDHYFCDLQPLFKIACTDTSVEGVIVLVNSGLIALCSFLILVTSYIVILVNLRNHSAEGRRKALSTCASHITVVMLFFGPAIFFYMRPSSTFTEEKLVALFYTVVTPMLNPIIYTLRNAEVKIAMRRLWGKKENSGVE, from the coding sequence ATGGTGAGTAAAAATAATGTAACTGAGTTAATTTTCACTGGTCTTTTCGAGGATCCAGAGGTGCAGAGAATGTGCTTTGTGGTGTTTCTTCCCGTGTACTTGGCCACGGTGGTAGGCAACGGCCTCATTGTTCTGACGGTCAAAGCCAGTAAGAGTCTGCATTCCCCCATGTACTTCTTCCTTAGCTACCTGTCCCTGGTGGAAATCAGCTATTCCTCTACTATTGTCCCTAAATTCATCACGGACTTACTTACCAAGATTAAAACTATCTCACTGGAGGGTTGTCTGGCTCAGAtattcttctttcacttctttgggGTCACTGAGATCCTCTTGCTTGTGGTGATGGCTTACGACCGCTCTGTGGCCATCTGCAAACCCCTTCATTATATTAACATTATGAATCGTCAACTGTGTCATGTATTAGTGGCTGGTTCCTGGCTTGGGGGCTTTTTTCATTCCATAATTCAGATTCTCATCACCATCCAATTGCCCTTCTGTGGTCCCAATGTGATTGACCACTACTTCTGTGATCTCCAGCCATTATTCAAGATTGCCTGCACTGACACCTCTGTGGAGGGGGTTATTGTGTTGGTCAATAGTGGCTTAATTGCTCTGTGCTCCTTCCTCATCTTGGTGACCTCCTACATTGTCATTCTGGTCAACTTGAGGAACCATTCAGCAGAGGGAAGACGCAAAGCCCTCTCCACCTGTGCTTCTCACATCACGGTGGTCATGTTGTTCTTTGGACCTGCCATCTTCTTCTACATGCGACCCTCCTCCACCTTCACTGAGGAAAAACTAGTGGCCCTGTTCTACACAGTGGTCACCCCCATGCTGAACCCCATCATCTACACACTCAGAAATGCAGAGGTGAAAATTGC
- the LOC137772262 gene encoding olfactory receptor 4S2-like — protein MENNVTEFILMGLSQNKEVQQLCFFLFLLFYMILMTGNFFIIITIQRSSNLNSPMYFFLSFLSFVDICYSSVTAPKLIIDFQAKVKRISFDGCMVQLFFVHLLGCTEIFILTVMAYDRYMAICKPLRYLTIMDWKFCSILVVFCWLGGFVHTFIQTVLTVQLPFCGPNLIDHYFCDVHPLLKLACTDTYVVGLIAMANSGMISLSSFVILVGSYTVILLSFKTHSSEGRRKALSTCASHITVVILYFVPCIFIYLRPSTTFPEDKMVAVFYTVITPMLNPLIYSLRNTEVKKAMKGLWIKRLLGRTTWGLIQPPL, from the coding sequence ATGGAAAATAATGTCACTGAATTTATCCTCATGGGTCTTTCCCAAAATAAGGAAGTACAGCAACTATGCTTCTTTTTGTTCCTACTCTTTTATATGATCCTCATGACTGgaaattttttcattataataaCTATTCAAAGGAGCTCCAATCTCAACTCTCCAATGTACTTCTTCCTTAGCTTCCTATCCTTTGTTGACATCTGCTATTCCTCTGTTACAGCCCCCAAGCTGATTATTGACTTTCAAGCCAAGGTCAAGAGAATCTCTTTTGATGGTTGTATGGTCCAGCTCTTTTTTGTCCATCTGCTTGGCTGCACAGAGATCTTTATCCTCACAGTGATGGCCTATGACAGGTACATGGCCATCTGTAAGCCTCTACGCTATTTGACCATCATGGACTGGAAATTCTGCTCCATATTGGTGGTGTTCTGTTGGTTAGGAGGCTTTGTGCATACTTTTATCCAGACCGTGCTCACTGTACAACTCCCTTTCTGTGGCCCCAACCTGATCGACCACTACTTCTGTGACGTCCACCCTTTACTGAAGCTGGCTTGCACAGACACGTATGTGGTGGGGCTCATTGCAATGGCCAACAGTGGCATGATTTCACTGAGCTCCTTTGTCATTCTTGTGGGCTCTTACACGGTCATCTTGCTTTCCTTCAAGACTCACTCATCAGAGGGGAGGCGCAAGGCTCTGTCCACATGCGCTTCCCACATCACTGTGGTAATATTATATTTTGTCCCCTGCATCTTCATCTACCTGAGACCTTCCACCACTTTTCCTGAGGACAAGATGGTGGCTGTATTTTACACTGTCATCACACCCATGTTGAATCCTCTGATCTACAGCCTGAGAAACACGGAGGTGAAAAAAGCAATGAAGGGACTGTGGATCAAGAGGTTGTTGGGCAGAACAACCTGGGGATTGATACAGCCTCCGTTGTAA